TCGGGCTCCGTCGTGTCGACCTCGGGCGGGGCCTCGCTTCGGGGAATCGCCTCGAAGTAGCGGCGTACCTGTTCGAGCGCGTCGGTACAGTCGACGTCGCCAACCACGGCGAGCACGGCATTGTTGGGCGCGTAGTAGAGCCGGTAGAAGGCCTGAGCGTCCTCGACGGTGGCGGCGTCGAGGTCGGCCATGTCGCCGATGACCGAGTGGCCGAGAGCCCAGTTTCCGAGCGCGAGCTCGCGGTGGCGCAGGTACGCCGGGCCGTAGGGCTGGTTGTCGATCGACTGCCGGCGCTCCTCCTTGACCGTGGCGCGCTGGTTCTCGAAGTTCTCGCGGGTCACGTTGAGCGCGCGCATCCGGTCGGCTTCGAGCCAGAGCGCCAGACCGAGTTGGTTCGAGGGCAGCACCTCGAAGTAGTTGGTGCGCTCCTCGCTCGTCGAGCCGTTCATCTCGCCGCCGGCATTGGCAATATGCTTCATGTGCTCGGTCTTGCCGATGTGCTCGGAGCCTTCGAACATCATGTGCTCGAACAGGTGAGCGAATCCCGAGCGGCCCGGCGTCTCGTTGCGCGAGCCGACGTCGTAGTAGACGGCCACGGCGACGCACGGCGAAGTCGTGTTGCGCGACAAGAGAACGCGCAGGCCATTGGCGAGGACGTGCTGTTCAAACTCGACGTTCATCGGCATCACCTGAGTTGTCGTTTGGGACTCACGACCAGCACGCGCTCTGTATAGCGGACGGCTTGGCCTGTGTATAGGGCTTTCTTGTCCCGGCGGGGGGTGTTGACATGCCGCGCCGCCGCCCGTATACTCCGCGCGATTTTGGAGGCGGAGATGCAGCACGCGGACTGGTTCCTCATCGTCCTGATCGCCCTGCTCTTCTACTGGATCTTCAGCGGCATCCGGCGCGCGCGCCGCGACAAGGACGTCTTCGTGCGCCGCATCCCCGGCATCGACGCGATCGACAACGCCGTGGGCCGCGCCACGGAGATGGGGCGCCCGGTCGTCTACACCTCGGGCGAGAGCAGCGTGCAGAACATGGAACTGTACGCCTCGCTCGGCATCCTGTCCTACATCGCCGGCCGGGCGGCCCGCCTCGGCGCCAACATCATCGCCACGGTCCAGCGGCCCGAGACCTACCCGATGGTCGAGGAGACGCTGCGCGACGCTTTCCGCCGCGCCGAGCGGCTCGACGAGTTCCGCGAGGAAGACGTCCGCTTCCTGTCCAGCGACGTGGCCGTGCACGCGATGATGACGGCCGGCGTCATCGAGAACGAGCAGGCGGCCGCGGCGTTCTTCCTCGGTCTGTTCGGCTACCAGAGCCTGCTCATGACCGAGCCGGGCGCGCGCCGCGGCGTGATCCAGGTCGCAGGCGACACGGGCGTGTTCCAGATGCCGTTCTTCATCGCCTCGTGCGACTACGTCATCATCGGCGAGGAGCTGTTCGCCGCGAGCGCCTACGTGAGCGACGACCCGACGATCAAGGGCAGCCTCGTCGCCCAGGACCGGTTCAAGCTCCTGCTGCTGGTCCTCGTCATCCTTGGGGTGCTGATCCTCTCGCTGCACTGGTCGGTGCTCGAGAACAGCCCCATCATGGAACTGCTCAAGCGCTACCAGTAGGT
This genomic stretch from Verrucomicrobiota bacterium harbors:
- a CDS encoding insulinase family protein codes for the protein MNVEFEQHVLANGLRVLLSRNTTSPCVAVAVYYDVGSRNETPGRSGFAHLFEHMMFEGSEHIGKTEHMKHIANAGGEMNGSTSEERTNYFEVLPSNQLGLALWLEADRMRALNVTRENFENQRATVKEERRQSIDNQPYGPAYLRHRELALGNWALGHSVIGDMADLDAATVEDAQAFYRLYYAPNNAVLAVVGDVDCTDALEQVRRYFEAIPRSEAPPEVDTTEPEQTAEKHDTLSDALAAMPGFWLAYHAPPRRSPDSYALQLLQRILLHGRSSRLYKSLIKEHEAAIECSGFCGSSRGPDLFAVWTISKGNDNEACKTLIAQELKRVADDGVSEHEVQKAKNLIKAQYLDRIQTNLGRAMVLAEHMLYDGDPNLVNTELDRYLRVSAADIQRVARCYFGPEQRTIVEALPAAAAGKGGAA